From the Magnetovibrio sp. genome, one window contains:
- a CDS encoding glycosyltransferase family 4 protein: protein MKEIETGDAPKDFFYGYPHIRDAGFKVSIGNSRKDPGGIFGQTLLAYERLRNRTLNFGLASSRVIALADEISAHDMALSFNDFFSLSMGLYRSHIKGNTRLLGGFHGLSDLVDRVPPLLRGYAKSRIARAIDGLDHLFFSGEVDREVAIEMYGIDRDKTTYYPFGVDTEFWHPAAEARAGTGVLSIGSDPSRDFATLIQADIACPVRIITRLNVAAPGNRPNVEIVRGSLFGSEITDVMLRELYQHAQVIVVPLKNVWQPTGCSVSLQAMACGKPVVISNIKGLWDQALMKSGENCLLVPPGDPQALSEAIRTLEQDAQLRLRLGAAARETAVKHFAISRMNTALEAMIRQQADRTGRVFAV from the coding sequence TTGAAAGAAATCGAAACGGGCGACGCGCCTAAGGATTTCTTTTATGGCTATCCCCATATTCGCGATGCTGGTTTCAAGGTCTCCATTGGCAACAGCCGCAAGGACCCTGGCGGAATATTTGGTCAAACGTTGCTCGCCTATGAACGCCTGCGTAACCGTACTCTCAACTTCGGCCTAGCCTCGTCGCGGGTGATCGCCTTGGCCGATGAAATATCGGCCCATGACATGGCGCTTAGCTTCAACGATTTTTTCAGCCTGTCGATGGGGCTCTATCGCTCCCACATCAAGGGCAACACTCGTTTGCTCGGTGGATTTCACGGACTTTCGGATTTGGTCGATCGCGTGCCCCCCCTGCTTCGCGGCTATGCCAAATCACGCATTGCGCGCGCTATCGACGGCCTCGACCACCTGTTTTTTTCCGGAGAAGTCGATCGCGAGGTGGCCATCGAGATGTATGGCATTGATCGCGACAAAACCACTTACTATCCCTTCGGCGTCGACACTGAGTTTTGGCATCCTGCCGCTGAAGCCCGTGCTGGCACGGGTGTATTGTCCATCGGCAGCGACCCTAGCCGTGACTTCGCCACCTTGATCCAGGCCGATATTGCATGCCCCGTGCGGATCATCACACGGCTAAATGTTGCAGCACCGGGAAATCGCCCGAACGTCGAAATCGTGCGCGGCAGCTTGTTCGGTTCCGAAATTACCGACGTCATGCTGCGGGAGCTGTATCAACATGCACAGGTGATCGTGGTGCCACTCAAAAACGTCTGGCAACCGACGGGGTGTAGCGTGTCCCTGCAGGCTATGGCTTGCGGAAAACCTGTCGTGATCTCCAACATCAAGGGCCTTTGGGACCAAGCCTTAATGAAGTCCGGCGAAAATTGCCTGCTTGTTCCACCGGGTGACCCCCAAGCCTTAAGCGAAGCCATCCGCACGTTGGAACAAGACGCGCAATTGCGCCTCCGGCTGGGTGCGGCCGCCCGCGAAACGGCTGTAAAGCATTTCGCGATCTCGCGGATGAACACTGCGCTGGAAGCTATGATCCGGCAGCAAGCCGATAGGACAGGGCGCGTTTTTGCCGTATAA
- a CDS encoding B12-binding domain-containing radical SAM protein has product MTTQVCLVRPPILVPKSHPIVQFTPPIGIAYIAGSLRNADIDVLVVDGLGEALDNRHHADNDCYIYGLHPDEVVARIPETADVIGISASFSFEWPTCRDLIGRIRKRFPSALLVGGGEHITALPELSLTESALDVAVMGEGEETFLNVVNLRLSGGQDLSSINGILFQSADGEIHKTPPHGRIRDLDAIPLPAWDKIPIEEYLDRGMGFGVNRGRSMPVLASRGCPFQCTFCSSPQMWTTRWVPRDADLLLDELAYYQERYGVTNFDFYDLTAIVKKSWIVDFCKKIEERGMTFTWQLPSGTRSEAIDREVADYLYKSGCRNLSYSPESGSPTVLTRIKKRIKTKSVSDSIRSSVEAGLNVKCNLIIGFPDETYKEVFETLAYAVELAMAGAHDLSIWVFSPYPGSELFEELTTSGVISMNDAYYDDLRSYADTNRTKSFTTHVTSERLKLLRRVGTLAFYLASWARRPWRPFAMLRNVISGKQESRAELALSTMFKRSTMETSDKLASESYTGKVSAPSEISSSNKP; this is encoded by the coding sequence ATGACCACGCAAGTCTGCCTCGTTCGCCCGCCGATTTTGGTCCCCAAGAGCCATCCTATCGTGCAATTTACGCCGCCCATCGGCATTGCGTACATTGCCGGCAGCTTGCGCAATGCCGATATCGATGTCTTGGTTGTCGACGGCTTGGGCGAAGCGCTGGACAATCGCCACCATGCGGACAATGATTGCTATATTTACGGGCTCCACCCCGACGAGGTGGTCGCGCGCATACCTGAAACGGCAGACGTCATTGGTATTTCCGCATCATTTTCTTTTGAGTGGCCGACCTGCCGCGATCTGATCGGACGCATCCGCAAACGTTTTCCATCCGCGTTGTTGGTTGGCGGCGGCGAACATATCACAGCTTTGCCGGAACTGAGCTTGACGGAGAGCGCTCTCGACGTTGCGGTCATGGGTGAGGGCGAAGAAACGTTTCTCAATGTCGTCAACCTTCGTCTGTCAGGCGGACAGGACCTATCATCGATAAACGGCATTCTTTTCCAAAGCGCGGACGGCGAAATTCACAAGACGCCCCCTCACGGTCGAATTCGCGACCTCGACGCCATCCCTCTGCCAGCGTGGGACAAGATCCCGATCGAGGAATACCTTGACCGTGGCATGGGATTCGGCGTCAACCGTGGCCGGTCCATGCCCGTTCTGGCCAGCCGCGGCTGTCCGTTCCAGTGTACGTTTTGTTCCAGCCCACAAATGTGGACGACCCGTTGGGTTCCGCGCGACGCCGATCTGTTGCTGGACGAATTGGCTTATTATCAAGAACGTTACGGAGTCACCAATTTCGACTTCTACGACCTAACTGCAATCGTGAAGAAAAGCTGGATCGTCGATTTCTGTAAAAAAATCGAAGAACGCGGCATGACCTTTACTTGGCAGTTGCCCAGCGGCACGCGCTCCGAAGCGATCGACCGGGAAGTAGCGGACTACCTCTATAAGTCAGGATGTCGAAATCTTTCATATTCCCCGGAAAGTGGCTCGCCGACTGTTTTGACGCGCATCAAAAAACGCATCAAAACGAAATCCGTATCGGATTCCATTCGTTCCAGCGTCGAAGCCGGTCTGAACGTCAAATGTAACCTGATCATCGGGTTCCCCGATGAGACCTATAAGGAAGTCTTCGAAACCCTTGCCTATGCCGTCGAACTGGCCATGGCTGGAGCACACGACCTCAGCATCTGGGTATTCTCGCCCTATCCAGGCTCGGAGTTGTTCGAGGAACTGACCACTTCAGGCGTGATCAGCATGAACGACGCCTATTATGACGACCTGCGCTCGTACGCCGACACCAACCGGACAAAATCATTCACCACCCATGTCACAAGCGAACGCCTGAAACTGCTGCGCCGCGTCGGCACATTGGCGTTTTACCTTGCATCATGGGCACGCAGGCCCTGGCGACCGTTTGCCATGTTGCGAAATGTGATTTCCGGCAAGCAAGAATCACGCGCCGAACTGGCGCTGTCGACCATGTTCAAACGATCGACCATGGAAACCAGCGACAAACTTGCATCCGAATCATACACTGGCAAAGTGAGTGCCCCGTCCGAGATATCATCCTCGAACAAGCCATAA
- a CDS encoding glycosyltransferase → MTEISKFKIAVVIPCYRVTDHIEGVVAEIGPAVDRIFCVDDHCPDQSGAYIEKNIADKRVMVIFHDHNQGVGGATITGYKAALEYGAHIVIKIDGDGQMNPREIGTLINPILDGNADYAKGNRFFRPEDLVGMPRLRLFGNAVLSFLAKFSTGYWNIFDPTNGYTAIHHHALRNINLDKVSRDYFFESDMLFRLRTIGAVTLDVPLMARYADEKSNLKIAKVIFPFLAKHGINLAKRIIYNYYIRDFSIASIQLPLGIALLIFGTVFGLSSWIHGAETGIPATPGTVMIAAFSAFAGFQLLLGFLNFDMQNVPNLPLQKLFRDRSERHN, encoded by the coding sequence ATGACAGAAATCTCAAAATTTAAAATAGCCGTGGTGATCCCTTGTTATCGAGTGACCGACCACATCGAAGGCGTGGTGGCGGAAATCGGGCCGGCGGTTGACCGTATTTTTTGCGTTGATGACCATTGCCCCGACCAGTCTGGCGCATACATCGAAAAAAACATCGCCGACAAACGTGTCATGGTTATCTTTCACGATCACAACCAGGGTGTCGGCGGCGCCACCATCACCGGGTATAAGGCGGCGCTGGAATACGGTGCTCACATTGTGATCAAGATCGACGGTGACGGGCAGATGAACCCACGTGAGATCGGAACCCTGATCAACCCGATCCTGGATGGCAACGCCGATTATGCCAAAGGCAATCGTTTCTTCCGCCCGGAAGATCTCGTTGGCATGCCGCGACTGCGTTTGTTCGGCAACGCCGTGCTATCGTTTTTGGCGAAATTTTCGACGGGATATTGGAATATTTTTGACCCCACCAATGGGTACACGGCAATCCATCATCATGCCTTGAGGAACATCAATCTCGACAAAGTCAGTCGCGATTATTTTTTCGAATCCGACATGCTGTTTCGCCTGAGAACCATCGGTGCCGTGACTTTGGATGTACCGCTGATGGCGCGCTATGCCGATGAAAAAAGCAATCTCAAAATCGCCAAGGTCATATTCCCTTTTCTGGCCAAACACGGCATCAACCTAGCGAAGCGGATCATCTATAATTATTACATTCGGGACTTCAGCATTGCCTCTATTCAACTGCCGCTAGGGATAGCGTTGCTTATTTTCGGCACAGTTTTTGGGCTGAGCAGTTGGATACACGGTGCTGAAACGGGCATCCCCGCAACCCCTGGCACGGTTATGATCGCGGCGTTCTCTGCATTTGCGGGCTTTCAACTGCTTTTGGGGTTCTTAAATTTTGACATGCAAAATGTTCCAAATTTACCGCTGCAAAAACTGTTCCGCGACAGGTCCGAAAGACATAACTAG